The following are encoded in a window of Mycoplasmopsis verecunda genomic DNA:
- a CDS encoding IS30 family transposase, with the protein MYREITNNSDFWGYNAFSAQNKSDIRNEWKNHFKLLNQINQYQEFSSIFVSKYDKKTFGVKPTYTFVKMNYDIKIPSLRTVFNWINSNQWVIKKKERLRMYYKPGGKELKTVVDTLVGARWVRPFWFQTREINQRNTFGHWEVDLIVGKSGADNYDLLIFQERLTRYGIITKFQGKNPVENSRSFMKLDKEISIKMLKSVTADNGFEFRTLFILHIDLKFMSTKLILMLHFKKGSIENFNDIVRRFYKKGKNFNLVSDDEIKETQDKINSMPREIFDWMSADELFYNWNYYKEQWTPIPDDEKFFIKTKRQRESNYKKNKFFKNKKY; encoded by the coding sequence TTGTATAGAGAAATTACAAATAACTCTGATTTTTGGGGATATAATGCATTTTCAGCTCAAAATAAATCAGATATTAGAAATGAATGAAAAAATCATTTTAAGCTATTAAATCAAATCAATCAATATCAGGAATTCTCAAGTATTTTTGTTTCTAAATACGATAAGAAAACTTTTGGTGTCAAGCCAACATATACATTTGTGAAAATGAATTATGACATCAAAATTCCATCATTGAGAACTGTATTTAATTGAATAAATTCTAATCAATGAGTTATTAAGAAAAAAGAAAGATTAAGAATGTATTATAAACCAGGTGGCAAAGAATTAAAAACTGTTGTTGATACACTAGTTGGTGCTAGATGAGTAAGACCGTTTTGATTCCAGACCAGAGAGATTAATCAAAGAAATACATTTGGACATTGAGAAGTAGATTTAATAGTTGGTAAATCTGGTGCTGATAATTATGACTTATTAATATTTCAAGAGAGATTAACAAGATATGGAATAATAACAAAATTCCAAGGTAAAAATCCAGTGGAAAATAGCAGAAGCTTTATGAAACTTGATAAGGAAATATCGATTAAAATGTTAAAAAGTGTAACAGCTGATAATGGATTTGAATTTAGAACTCTTTTTATCTTGCATATAGACTTAAAATTTATGTCTACAAAGCTAATCCTTATGCTTCATTTCAAAAAAGGAAGTATAGAAAACTTTAATGATATTGTTAGAAGATTTTACAAGAAAGGTAAAAATTTTAATTTAGTATCTGACGATGAAATTAAAGAAACTCAAGACAAAATTAATTCTATGCCAAGAGAAATATTTGATTGAATGAGTGCAGATGAATTATTCTATAATTGAAATTATTATAAAGAACAATGAACACCAATACCAGATGATGAAAAATTCTTCATAAAAACTAAAAGACAACGTGAATCAAATTACAAGAAAAACAAGTTCTTTAAGAACAAGAAATATTAG
- the secG gene encoding preprotein translocase subunit SecG, whose amino-acid sequence MATLLVVLLMVLGFLIIIVSFLMSPDSNGFSGALVGSGDLDLFKHSKERGIKKVLKYSMIVLGTLIIVVSIIVRILY is encoded by the coding sequence GTGGCTACATTACTTGTTGTCTTGCTAATGGTTTTAGGGTTTCTAATTATCATTGTTTCGTTTTTAATGTCACCTGATTCAAATGGTTTTTCAGGAGCTCTAGTTGGTTCGGGAGACTTAGATTTATTTAAACATTCAAAGGAAAGGGGAATCAAAAAGGTTCTTAAATATTCAATGATTGTACTAGGTACATTAATCATTGTAGTTTCAATTATTGTTAGAATCTTGTACTAG
- the rnr gene encoding ribonuclease R yields MKKNSIYEYIKSSKSKSFLDIAKHFKILPKDNKSLTKVLSELQSEYLIFKNNRDEYYAPVLEETIEGTLNVAQKGNFGFVEYDIDEINNTKKSVYVKSFNFNGAINGDTVKVNVYKSEQQGVDDLTHGVVVQTLNRNNEDVIGFIKVKNETKYFVPVDNRFKTSKWRLVSSTVPTKLNDLVSCKIIAYEHNCIDIQVSKVITNEADPMVFVKSYLEQIKAPLSFPENMESEVTNIPSTIVAEDWSNRKDFRNDMIVTIDGDDTKDFDDAITVRKLPNGNYFLGVYIADVSYYVREETKINEEALKRGTSIYLVDRVIPMLPVELSNGICSLNPNEDRFVLACEMEIDSNGNNVNVEISQGIIESKFRLTYKNVDKFYKTGLINENDNPEEVKRLKEMLTEARELSLILHKYKINEGYVDFEIQEPKIKLDEEGRVKAIEINQRGFSEVLIEDFMVRANETVAKYLYDQKLPVLYRVHELPDEDKLTSLKNSLSAISINASELNPNTITPKIFADFVNKVKQERDDDFVKLMFLRSMQKAIYSDNNIGHFGLASKYYCHFTSPIRRYPDLVIHRTIRNFLINKEYDKLDHFREMLPIFGDLNTKSEQKAVQIERNVNDLKFAEFLKNQVGKTFRVQILSILNFGFFVEFDFKASGLVHKSTLIDGEYEANEVLTKLISANRSFTLGDYVDVVVAGVDLVEGKVDCIHADLYQDYINKKQKEEAERHNAKFKKQRK; encoded by the coding sequence ATGAAAAAAAATTCAATTTATGAGTATATAAAATCAAGTAAATCAAAATCATTTCTTGATATAGCAAAACATTTTAAAATTCTCCCTAAAGATAATAAATCACTAACTAAGGTTCTCTCAGAACTGCAAAGTGAATATTTAATATTTAAAAATAATCGCGATGAATATTATGCCCCAGTTTTAGAAGAAACTATTGAAGGAACATTAAATGTTGCTCAAAAAGGGAACTTCGGATTTGTTGAGTATGATATTGATGAAATAAATAACACTAAGAAAAGTGTTTATGTTAAATCATTCAACTTTAATGGAGCAATTAATGGCGACACCGTAAAGGTAAATGTTTACAAATCAGAACAACAAGGTGTTGATGATTTAACACATGGTGTAGTTGTTCAAACTTTAAACAGAAACAATGAAGATGTTATCGGATTTATAAAAGTTAAAAATGAAACTAAATATTTTGTTCCTGTTGATAATCGTTTCAAGACATCAAAATGAAGATTAGTTTCATCTACAGTTCCGACTAAATTAAATGATTTAGTTTCATGTAAGATTATTGCTTATGAACACAATTGTATTGATATTCAAGTAAGCAAAGTTATTACAAATGAAGCTGACCCAATGGTTTTTGTAAAATCATATTTAGAACAAATCAAAGCCCCATTATCATTTCCTGAAAATATGGAATCAGAAGTTACTAATATTCCATCAACCATAGTTGCTGAAGATTGAAGTAACCGAAAAGATTTCAGAAATGACATGATTGTAACCATTGATGGTGATGATACTAAAGACTTTGATGATGCAATTACAGTTAGAAAACTTCCTAATGGTAATTACTTCTTAGGAGTTTATATAGCTGACGTTTCTTATTATGTAAGAGAAGAAACTAAAATCAATGAAGAAGCATTAAAAAGAGGAACAAGTATTTATTTAGTTGATAGAGTTATTCCGATGCTGCCTGTTGAACTTTCAAACGGTATTTGTTCATTAAATCCTAATGAAGATAGATTTGTTCTAGCTTGCGAAATGGAAATTGATTCAAACGGAAATAATGTTAATGTCGAAATTTCACAAGGAATTATCGAAAGCAAATTTAGATTAACTTATAAAAACGTTGATAAGTTTTATAAAACCGGGCTTATAAATGAAAATGATAACCCTGAAGAAGTAAAAAGATTGAAAGAAATGTTAACTGAAGCTAGAGAACTTAGCTTAATACTTCATAAATATAAAATAAATGAAGGTTATGTTGATTTTGAAATCCAAGAACCTAAAATTAAATTAGATGAAGAAGGAAGAGTTAAAGCAATTGAAATCAATCAACGCGGATTTAGTGAGGTTTTAATTGAAGACTTTATGGTTAGAGCTAATGAAACTGTAGCTAAATATCTGTATGATCAAAAATTACCTGTGCTTTATCGTGTGCACGAATTACCTGATGAAGATAAATTGACATCATTAAAAAATTCGTTATCTGCAATCAGTATTAATGCATCAGAATTAAATCCTAATACTATAACCCCAAAAATATTTGCTGACTTTGTTAACAAAGTTAAACAAGAACGTGATGACGACTTTGTTAAATTAATGTTCTTACGTTCAATGCAAAAAGCAATTTATTCTGATAATAATATTGGCCACTTCGGATTAGCTTCTAAATATTATTGTCATTTTACAAGTCCGATAAGAAGATATCCTGATTTAGTAATACATCGTACTATAAGAAACTTCTTAATTAATAAAGAATACGATAAATTAGATCATTTTAGAGAAATGCTTCCAATATTTGGTGATTTAAATACAAAAAGTGAGCAAAAAGCTGTACAAATTGAACGTAATGTTAATGATTTAAAATTTGCTGAGTTTTTAAAAAATCAAGTTGGAAAAACTTTCAGGGTTCAAATTTTAAGTATTTTAAATTTTGGATTCTTTGTTGAATTTGATTTTAAAGCCAGTGGATTAGTTCACAAGTCTACTTTAATAGATGGCGAATATGAAGCAAATGAAGTGCTAACAAAATTAATATCAGCAAATAGAAGTTTTACTCTAGGAGATTATGTAGATGTAGTTGTAGCAGGTGTAGATTTAGTTGAAGGAAAAGTTGACTGTATACATGCTGATTTATATCAAGACTATATAAATAAAAAACAAAAAGAAGAAGCTGAGAGACACAATGCAAAGTTCAAGAAACAAAGAAAGTAA
- a CDS encoding tRNA1(Val) (adenine(37)-N6)-methyltransferase yields MQSSRNKESNLVKNSLGFDSNLYVYQDKSMFNYSVDTILLGNFIYLNKKITNALEIGANNGALSIFVASRNPKLHIDAVEIQTKAAQLAERNIALNNMQNQISIINQDFNDYWKYMSKTAQKKYQIIFCNPPFYPYDKSKVKKNISQEKLIATHEIHLNLEQLIKGCSKIIEQKGFLTLVLPVERLVDTFEYLRKYKFEPKRIQFILPRVNDKPKFALIEARYQSGWGVHFLPNLYLHDSNDKDNHSYLPEIKELYKPIKV; encoded by the coding sequence ATGCAAAGTTCAAGAAACAAAGAAAGTAATTTAGTTAAGAATTCTTTAGGTTTCGATTCAAATTTATATGTTTACCAAGATAAAAGTATGTTTAATTACTCAGTTGACACAATACTTCTTGGTAATTTTATTTACCTAAATAAGAAAATAACTAATGCATTAGAAATAGGAGCAAATAATGGTGCATTATCTATTTTTGTAGCCTCTAGAAATCCAAAATTACATATTGACGCAGTTGAAATTCAAACAAAAGCCGCACAACTTGCTGAAAGAAATATTGCATTAAATAATATGCAAAATCAAATCTCTATTATTAATCAAGACTTTAATGATTACTGAAAATATATGTCTAAAACAGCACAAAAGAAATATCAAATTATTTTTTGCAATCCTCCATTTTATCCATATGATAAAAGTAAAGTTAAGAAAAACATTTCACAAGAAAAACTAATTGCAACTCATGAGATTCATTTAAATTTAGAACAACTAATTAAAGGCTGCAGTAAAATTATTGAACAAAAAGGATTTTTAACATTAGTGCTACCTGTAGAACGTTTAGTAGATACATTTGAATACTTAAGAAAATATAAATTCGAACCAAAAAGAATTCAATTTATTCTTCCACGTGTAAATGATAAGCCAAAATTTGCATTAATTGAGGCAAGATATCAATCTGGCTGAGGTGTTCATTTCTTACCTAATTTATATTTACATGATAGCAATGATAAGGATAATCATTCATATTTACCAGAAATCAAAGAACTATATAAACCTATCAAAGTATAA
- the metG gene encoding methionine--tRNA ligase, with the protein MKKTFYITTPIYYASGNLHIGHLYTTTLAWVIANYKRLDGYDVKMLTGSDEHGLKIEQKAQENNMEPQEFVDNLVAKYQQMWNDFDISYDYFSRTSNPHHMQKVRQIFSYFLDKGFIYRGKYEGLYSVSDEEFLTDTQAVFKDGKYFHPQSGHELITVSEDSYFFRMNELANWLLKYIEQNPNFLGPNKIINEMKNNFILKGLEDLSVTRTNINWGIKIDEDPSHTLYVWLDALCNYITALNYDVTASHQSQDFINYWQNAEVVHLIGKEIARFHMIYWPIFLQGLGLKQPSKIQAHGWLVTPTGKMSKSKNNVVDPYELLQKYHPEMIKYYLASQIHLGEDGIWDENRFVDVINSDLINNYGNLVARTIKMKSNSFVDPLKYQESNLDIDLDIENKIRDSVAKYKNHFDALEVDKALNEAIKLSSELNKYIDETKPWTLKGDLDRLQQVLIRLLNGIYAVSLYLSPVLPRKTKEVAEILGVNNFSFDLVSIYSKFDNINQGKEFILFSRIKK; encoded by the coding sequence ATGAAAAAAACTTTTTATATAACCACCCCGATTTATTATGCTAGTGGTAATTTACATATTGGGCATTTATACACAACTACTCTAGCTTGAGTAATAGCTAATTACAAACGTCTAGATGGATATGATGTAAAAATGCTAACCGGAAGTGATGAACATGGATTAAAAATTGAACAAAAAGCTCAAGAAAACAATATGGAACCGCAAGAATTTGTTGATAACTTAGTTGCTAAGTACCAACAAATGTGAAATGATTTTGATATTTCATATGATTACTTTTCCCGCACCAGTAATCCACATCATATGCAAAAAGTTAGACAAATATTTTCATATTTTCTTGATAAAGGATTTATCTATCGTGGTAAATACGAAGGTTTATACTCAGTTAGTGATGAAGAGTTTTTAACTGATACTCAAGCAGTATTTAAAGATGGTAAATATTTCCACCCTCAAAGCGGTCATGAATTAATAACTGTATCTGAAGATTCATATTTCTTTAGAATGAATGAACTTGCAAATTGATTATTAAAATATATTGAACAAAATCCTAATTTCTTAGGTCCAAATAAAATTATTAATGAAATGAAAAATAATTTCATTTTGAAAGGACTTGAAGATTTATCAGTGACCAGAACAAATATTAATTGAGGAATTAAAATTGATGAGGATCCTAGTCACACTTTATATGTATGACTAGATGCTTTATGTAACTATATAACAGCTTTAAATTATGATGTAACAGCATCACACCAATCACAAGATTTTATAAATTATTGACAAAATGCTGAAGTTGTTCATTTAATTGGAAAAGAAATCGCTAGATTTCACATGATATATTGACCTATTTTCTTACAAGGGCTCGGATTAAAACAACCAAGCAAAATTCAAGCTCATGGATGATTAGTTACACCTACTGGGAAAATGTCTAAATCTAAGAATAACGTGGTAGATCCTTATGAATTATTACAAAAATATCATCCTGAAATGATTAAGTATTATTTAGCATCTCAAATTCATTTAGGAGAAGATGGAATTTGAGATGAAAATAGATTCGTTGATGTTATTAATTCTGATTTAATTAATAATTATGGTAATTTAGTAGCTCGTACTATAAAGATGAAATCAAATAGTTTTGTTGACCCTTTAAAATATCAAGAATCTAATTTGGATATTGATTTAGATATCGAAAATAAAATTAGAGATTCGGTTGCTAAATATAAGAATCATTTTGATGCTTTGGAAGTTGATAAAGCATTAAATGAAGCTATTAAATTATCTAGCGAACTTAATAAATATATTGATGAAACTAAACCATGAACTCTAAAAGGAGATTTAGATAGATTACAACAAGTACTAATAAGATTATTAAATGGTATTTATGCAGTTTCTCTATACTTATCACCTGTATTACCAAGAAAAACAAAAGAAGTAGCAGAAATTCTTGGAGTAAATAATTTTTCATTTGATTTAGTTTCAATATATTCTAAATTTGATAACATTAATCAAGGGAAAGAATTTATTCTTTTTTCACGCATCAAAAAATAG
- a CDS encoding putative quinol monooxygenase — protein sequence MIYAKATRYIINPEKMKGFIDYLYILTKKTRMKEENLSFEYGLESEDKVLVIERWSSKATYESFIKIEEFKKEFATIRKMSKNVVNIYEIELAK from the coding sequence ATGATTTATGCAAAAGCGACAAGATATATAATAAATCCTGAAAAAATGAAAGGGTTTATTGATTATCTATATATCTTGACTAAGAAAACAAGAATGAAAGAAGAAAACCTTTCTTTTGAATATGGTCTTGAATCTGAAGATAAAGTATTAGTAATTGAACGTTGAAGTTCAAAAGCTACATACGAATCATTTATCAAGATAGAAGAATTTAAAAAAGAATTTGCAACAATAAGAAAAATGTCTAAAAATGTTGTAAATATTTATGAAATTGAGCTCGCAAAATAG
- a CDS encoding P68 family surface lipoprotein, with translation MNFKLKNILLGGIGLIGVTAIGLSAACDKTKNTPENPGDGNPANETGGQNSEPIWVTNPEYGKINLLGIESTMNERVLNATGNKANNKDVDQYSQEERKQIIIGHTFSQGSVQSDGIDQLINVYNKLVQQNNEDFKKYKEQNPNDQDGINFKSKVGLSLAAKPVTTAPLGSGYSAGAQSVQQAVKNGNPNFADIVLNYAPVASTLASRNMLLSFNDDDPELNVDLYNFNSEFSSINAETQNVDKISSWILPGLKSTNVLAINSPVMSYILTTILENGGKIQDNDTEMTTLYNTIKQKGTADLSEVKKNWGEPVDNIKDLAKGKVISSTMFKHYQELLEFSSFAQSLFKNSATTNPVKANVHVFGVDSATSLYEQALFSILDGDTSKMIQSVNRNRDGVTISYTTLNKNGTPANVNSQTIYNALSEAVKSGGTKLFPGGRFSSNDQQKHKFAFSIGSTAGYNHNFVKGEFIEYNYTQDGKSSNGLSFDDKKGSFTDIQQNYGKGYQLLQIPTEPGTTDIQADTPLDKILPLYKIGGRLNPIFAYNLFNSEAAKKAGNINKIAKYATMFKSQEDQTHFAAQINDVLNTKDSRSRLKTTGFLVLPYDEKKDSAFLAKAKELNLFGGLITTGLTEKDQTSIILVFKDGVTSSYGISDTAKAEFTKLGYTVSQKSQAQFLGEDELISLPTPTKWNKDNTKNVVFGQGPSIMGIVSNAVDQLATKQFIKWLISSTDKYVFDPDDETKPEFTPRDFIQKQMSYVMPYNGFENVTIQQANESFIGTNAYLRVAFELFQKVAKDDSYILFEEPGSEMADAYRSAIDSAFDALQTSIESGQKIQGFDQFIKKIQQESTKTKQS, from the coding sequence ATGAATTTTAAACTTAAAAATATTTTATTAGGGGGAATAGGACTTATTGGTGTTACAGCAATTGGCTTATCAGCTGCTTGTGATAAAACTAAAAATACCCCTGAAAACCCTGGAGATGGTAATCCAGCTAATGAAACAGGTGGTCAAAATAGTGAACCAATTTGAGTAACAAATCCTGAATATGGAAAAATTAACTTACTAGGTATTGAATCAACAATGAATGAACGTGTCCTTAATGCTACCGGAAACAAAGCGAATAATAAGGATGTTGATCAATACTCTCAAGAAGAAAGAAAACAAATAATAATTGGTCATACATTTAGTCAAGGTTCTGTACAATCTGATGGGATTGATCAACTTATTAATGTTTATAACAAACTTGTACAACAAAATAATGAAGATTTTAAAAAATATAAAGAACAAAATCCTAATGATCAAGATGGAATCAACTTCAAGTCTAAAGTTGGATTATCATTAGCTGCTAAGCCTGTAACTACAGCACCACTTGGTTCTGGATATTCAGCAGGGGCTCAATCTGTTCAACAAGCAGTTAAAAATGGAAACCCTAATTTCGCTGATATTGTTTTAAATTATGCTCCAGTTGCATCTACATTAGCTTCAAGAAACATGCTATTAAGTTTCAACGATGATGATCCGGAATTAAATGTCGATTTATATAATTTTAATTCTGAATTTTCATCTATTAATGCTGAAACACAAAATGTAGATAAAATTTCTTCATGAATTTTACCTGGTCTAAAAAGTACAAATGTTCTAGCAATTAATAGTCCTGTAATGAGTTATATCTTAACCACAATTCTTGAAAACGGTGGAAAAATTCAAGATAATGATACAGAAATGACTACTTTATATAATACAATTAAACAAAAAGGAACAGCCGATTTATCAGAAGTTAAGAAGAATTGAGGAGAACCAGTTGATAATATTAAAGACCTTGCTAAGGGAAAAGTTATCTCTTCAACAATGTTTAAACACTATCAAGAACTATTAGAATTCTCATCATTTGCTCAATCATTATTTAAGAATTCAGCAACCACTAACCCAGTTAAAGCAAATGTCCATGTCTTTGGTGTCGACTCTGCTACATCATTATATGAGCAAGCATTATTCTCTATTCTAGATGGTGATACATCTAAAATGATTCAGTCAGTTAACCGTAACAGAGATGGTGTAACTATTTCTTATACAACTCTTAATAAAAATGGTACACCTGCTAATGTAAATTCACAAACGATATATAATGCCTTATCAGAAGCTGTAAAATCAGGTGGAACTAAATTATTCCCTGGTGGAAGATTCTCATCAAACGATCAACAAAAACACAAATTTGCATTTTCAATTGGATCAACAGCTGGTTATAACCACAACTTTGTTAAGGGTGAATTTATTGAATACAACTATACTCAAGATGGTAAATCAAGTAATGGTTTAAGTTTTGATGATAAAAAAGGTAGTTTTACTGATATACAACAAAATTATGGTAAAGGATATCAATTACTTCAAATACCTACTGAACCAGGAACAACAGATATTCAAGCAGATACTCCACTAGATAAAATACTACCTTTATACAAAATTGGTGGAAGATTAAATCCAATTTTTGCGTACAACTTATTCAATTCTGAAGCTGCTAAAAAAGCAGGAAATATAAATAAAATAGCTAAATATGCAACAATGTTTAAGTCACAAGAAGATCAAACACATTTTGCTGCACAAATTAATGATGTTCTAAATACAAAAGACTCTAGATCAAGATTAAAAACAACAGGTTTCTTAGTATTGCCATATGATGAGAAAAAAGATTCTGCATTTTTAGCCAAAGCTAAAGAATTGAACTTATTTGGAGGATTGATTACCACAGGACTAACCGAAAAAGATCAAACATCTATCATTTTAGTGTTTAAAGACGGTGTTACAAGTTCATATGGAATTTCTGATACCGCTAAAGCTGAATTTACTAAATTAGGATACACAGTTTCACAAAAATCACAAGCACAATTCTTAGGAGAAGATGAATTAATTTCATTACCTACACCAACAAAATGAAATAAAGATAACACAAAGAATGTTGTATTTGGACAAGGTCCATCAATCATGGGTATTGTTTCTAACGCTGTAGATCAACTAGCTACAAAACAATTTATTAAATGATTAATCTCTTCAACTGATAAATATGTTTTTGATCCAGATGATGAAACTAAACCTGAATTTACACCTAGAGACTTTATTCAAAAACAAATGTCATATGTAATGCCTTATAATGGATTTGAAAATGTAACTATTCAACAAGCTAATGAAAGCTTTATTGGTACAAATGCATATTTAAGAGTTGCCTTTGAACTATTCCAAAAAGTTGCTAAAGATGACAGTTATATTTTATTTGAAGAACCAGGTTCAGAAATGGCAGATGCTTATAGATCAGCCATTGACTCAGCTTTTGATGCACTTCAAACATCAATTGAATCAGGTCAAAAGATCCAAGGTTTCGATCAATTCATCAAGAAAATTCAACAAGAATCAACAAAAACTAAACAATCATAA